A genomic window from Fibrobacterota bacterium includes:
- a CDS encoding sigma-54-dependent Fis family transcriptional regulator: protein MARILIVDDEALMRDMAAESLRRRGHETVLARNVPEGLEKFDASIELVLSDYKMPGMTGMDLLKKIREKDPNVPFVIMTAHGTVQVAVEAMRHSAWDFLEKPFDPDVLEITVDRALEVRRLRRENLRLREALDERFRIVGASGVLKSVQTLIAQVAPTRTTVLIQGESGTGKELVARAIHDSSPRADRPFVKVNCAALPESLFESELFGHEKGAFTGALKSQRGKFEIADTGTLLLDEISEMPLPMQAKLLRVLQEREIPKIGSESEIPVDVRIICSTNRDLAHEVETGKFRADLFYRLNVIAIHVAPLRERKDDIPELARWFLQRYNRENGFSVVGFSESAMERLRNNAWPGNVRELENAVQRAVVLTQTGSIQVAALGLDSSAPRLPAASTAGSSSLAPLAPELDPGQSISIGEMERRMIFASLERLGGNRTRAAEQLGISIRTLRNKLREYRGEPLGEDDDES, encoded by the coding sequence ATGGCACGCATTCTCATCGTTGACGACGAAGCGCTGATGCGCGACATGGCTGCCGAGAGCCTTCGACGGCGCGGTCACGAGACCGTGCTCGCCCGAAATGTTCCGGAAGGCCTGGAAAAATTCGACGCCTCGATCGAACTGGTCTTGTCCGATTACAAGATGCCCGGCATGACGGGCATGGATCTGTTGAAGAAGATCCGGGAGAAAGACCCCAACGTCCCCTTCGTGATCATGACCGCCCACGGCACGGTCCAGGTGGCGGTGGAAGCCATGCGCCATTCCGCTTGGGACTTCCTGGAAAAGCCGTTCGACCCGGACGTTTTGGAAATCACGGTGGATCGCGCGCTGGAGGTTCGCCGCCTGCGCCGGGAGAACCTGCGCCTGCGGGAGGCCTTGGACGAACGCTTCCGGATCGTCGGTGCCAGCGGCGTGCTGAAATCCGTCCAGACCTTGATCGCCCAAGTCGCCCCCACCCGCACCACGGTACTCATCCAAGGGGAATCCGGCACCGGCAAGGAACTGGTCGCCCGGGCCATCCACGATTCCTCCCCACGCGCGGATCGTCCGTTCGTGAAGGTCAATTGCGCAGCCCTACCGGAATCGCTCTTCGAAAGCGAACTGTTCGGCCACGAAAAGGGCGCCTTCACCGGAGCGCTGAAAAGCCAGCGAGGCAAGTTCGAGATCGCCGACACCGGCACGCTGCTTTTGGACGAGATCTCGGAAATGCCGCTTCCCATGCAAGCCAAGCTCCTGCGGGTCCTGCAAGAACGCGAGATCCCCAAGATCGGCTCCGAATCCGAAATCCCCGTGGATGTCCGCATCATCTGTTCCACCAACCGGGATCTCGCCCACGAGGTGGAAACCGGCAAGTTCCGGGCGGACCTCTTCTACCGCCTCAACGTGATCGCGATCCATGTGGCGCCCTTGCGCGAACGCAAGGACGACATCCCCGAACTCGCCCGCTGGTTCTTGCAGCGGTACAACCGCGAGAACGGTTTTTCCGTGGTGGGGTTTTCCGAATCCGCCATGGAGCGGCTGCGGAACAACGCCTGGCCAGGAAATGTCCGCGAACTGGAAAACGCCGTGCAACGGGCGGTGGTCCTCACCCAGACGGGCTCCATCCAGGTGGCTGCGCTAGGCCTGGATTCCTCCGCCCCGCGCCTGCCAGCCGCGTCCACCGCCGGCTCTTCGAGCCTTGCGCCGCTCGCACCGGAGCTCGACCCTGGTCAATCGATCTCCATCGGCGAGATGGAGCGCCGGATGATCTTCGCGAGCCTGGAACGATTGGGTGGCAACCGCACCCGGGCGGCCGAACAGCTGGGGATCTCCATCCGCACCTTGCGGAACAAATTGCGCGAATACCGCGGCGAACCGCTTGGGGAGGACGATGACGAATCCTGA
- a CDS encoding HAMP domain-containing histidine kinase, whose product MTNPDPRDARIAELEARLIDAEVRLQRQEEFFQMAVHDLRSPLSAIVVYAELLMNRVMGDLDNRQLEPIRTIHRNCNNLIRMAEDVLASARVRAGAVSPRFTPVEITDCVREAIRSLQGLADAKQVKIRLTPPPDPIQRKADQDFLTRAFSNVLGNAIKFSPHGGEIRIDLSTDEQQIRIAFTDQGPGISPEKREEVFQKFRRGDAGNVAGHGLGLSIAQYFIDLHGGRILIEGVRGRGSTFLVGLPMDPA is encoded by the coding sequence ATGACGAATCCTGACCCACGCGACGCGCGGATCGCCGAGCTCGAGGCGCGTCTGATCGATGCCGAAGTGCGGCTCCAACGGCAGGAGGAATTCTTCCAGATGGCCGTCCACGACCTGCGTTCCCCGCTTTCGGCGATCGTGGTGTACGCGGAGCTCCTGATGAACCGCGTGATGGGCGACCTGGACAACCGCCAGCTGGAACCCATCCGGACCATCCACCGCAATTGCAACAACCTCATCCGCATGGCCGAAGATGTCCTGGCCTCCGCGCGGGTGCGAGCCGGAGCGGTTTCCCCACGCTTCACGCCGGTGGAAATCACCGACTGCGTCCGCGAGGCGATCCGCAGCCTGCAGGGCCTGGCCGACGCCAAACAAGTCAAAATCCGTCTGACCCCTCCGCCCGACCCCATCCAGCGCAAGGCCGACCAGGATTTCCTGACCAGGGCGTTCAGCAACGTGCTGGGCAACGCCATCAAGTTCAGTCCGCACGGCGGCGAGATCCGCATCGACCTTTCCACAGACGAACAGCAGATCCGCATCGCCTTCACCGACCAAGGCCCGGGAATCTCTCCGGAAAAGCGCGAAGAGGTCTTCCAGAAATTCCGTCGCGGCGATGCCGGCAACGTGGCCGGACACGGCTTGGGCCTTTCCATCGCCCAATACTTCATCGATCTGCACGGCGGCCGCATCCTCATCGAAGGCGTCCGCGGAAGAGGCTCCACCTTCCTGGTGGGCCTCCCCATGGATCCCGCGTAG
- a CDS encoding DMT family transporter, translating to METQHSALPAKGETIATIFVIVGSILYSTKSLFVKQMMFASVDAGEILALRLVWSAPIYLGVIAWVLLRHKAQWKDLAQMFVLGLWGFWLAPRLNFAGLGHTSAGLERILVQASTAFVILFVAISLRKRPSKTVIASVVVCYLGLVIAMAGRDEGRAFADLGGVGLILGGAVAWALFVVGVGRLQKRLGSGLCTSVGMAAAALPAMMEAIFVGDPGRVLHPQMSLVWPLVGLVLIGTVVPSFLSQAGLSRVGPERASVLSLVGPAVLPFLAAAVLQESMPIHQIAGLSVVLASCAVMSLRG from the coding sequence ATGGAGACGCAGCACAGCGCTCTCCCTGCCAAGGGAGAGACGATCGCGACGATATTTGTCATCGTCGGATCCATCCTCTATTCCACCAAGAGCTTGTTCGTCAAGCAGATGATGTTCGCCTCGGTCGATGCCGGCGAGATCCTGGCGCTGCGCCTGGTCTGGTCGGCGCCGATCTACCTGGGCGTGATCGCCTGGGTCCTTTTGCGGCACAAGGCGCAGTGGAAGGACCTTGCCCAGATGTTCGTCCTGGGTTTGTGGGGTTTCTGGTTGGCGCCTCGACTCAACTTCGCGGGATTGGGTCACACCAGCGCGGGCTTGGAGCGGATCCTGGTGCAAGCGAGCACCGCTTTCGTGATCCTCTTCGTGGCGATTTCGTTGCGAAAGAGACCATCGAAGACGGTCATCGCCTCCGTGGTGGTGTGCTATCTCGGGCTGGTGATCGCCATGGCCGGGCGTGACGAGGGACGTGCTTTCGCCGACCTGGGCGGGGTGGGATTGATCCTCGGCGGGGCGGTGGCCTGGGCGCTGTTTGTGGTGGGCGTGGGGCGTCTCCAGAAGAGGTTGGGATCGGGATTGTGCACGTCGGTGGGCATGGCGGCGGCCGCGCTTCCCGCAATGATGGAGGCAATTTTTGTCGGAGACCCGGGGCGCGTTCTGCATCCGCAGATGAGCCTGGTTTGGCCGCTTGTGGGCCTGGTGCTGATCGGAACCGTGGTGCCGTCCTTCCTGTCCCAAGCAGGGTTGTCGCGGGTGGGGCCGGAGCGGGCTTCGGTGCTTTCGCTGGTGGGTCCGGCGGTGCTCCCGTTCCTGGCCGCAGCCGTGTTGCAGGAATCGATGCCCATCCACCAGATCGCGGGATTGTCCGTGGTGTTGGCTTCCTGCGCGGTGATGAGTCTGCGAGGCTAG
- a CDS encoding phosphotransferase: MNSFEARLDTRTVAQSINAQAWIQFLVRQRWFSGKGRSIASVRVTATCAVDSALVVAVLRVIYEVGEDEDYLLPLLLCVDCPGEAIGQIEGRPVVDALSVEEGWRRLLGAFGRSHHPGDLELRIELESNFSFRKGEFVMGSTDQTNSWAIVGGMFVKVYRRLQHGENLDVEVCRFLTEAEFPLTPVLRGAITARGAFGDATLLSVQDLVVNQGTGWDLARQQVAAVVDGQEVDTTPWERLGTSLAKLHTILASPNGPGTSPLNTPDLKAWAQLALALARNVLSELEGAKLDPAASGLAQLLRFRTSNLLRRIKAPLIPSGVCHRQRIHGDIHLGQVLWNGEDFFIIDFEGEPARPVEERRRKYSVAKDVAGVLRSFDYAARAGLPEGAGAKGEAIANQWRNRSRAAFRTAYEREIGGEPFLPSDPALSEQLVALFELEKAFYELRYELSHRPDWVGIPMAGLLDLTNAKKPV; the protein is encoded by the coding sequence GTGAATTCTTTCGAGGCCAGGCTGGATACTCGCACCGTTGCGCAATCCATCAATGCGCAGGCCTGGATCCAGTTTTTGGTCCGGCAACGTTGGTTTTCCGGCAAGGGGCGCTCGATCGCTTCCGTCCGGGTGACCGCGACCTGCGCGGTCGATTCCGCCTTGGTCGTCGCCGTTTTGCGGGTCATCTACGAAGTGGGCGAGGACGAGGACTATCTCCTGCCGCTTCTGTTGTGCGTGGATTGCCCTGGAGAGGCCATCGGCCAGATCGAAGGGCGCCCCGTCGTCGATGCGCTTTCGGTCGAAGAAGGTTGGCGTCGCCTTCTGGGTGCGTTCGGACGTAGCCATCATCCTGGCGACCTTGAGTTGCGCATCGAATTGGAATCGAACTTTTCCTTCCGCAAGGGCGAGTTCGTCATGGGCTCCACCGACCAGACCAATTCCTGGGCGATTGTCGGCGGGATGTTCGTGAAGGTCTACCGCCGCTTGCAACACGGCGAGAATCTCGATGTCGAGGTGTGCCGCTTCTTGACCGAAGCGGAATTTCCCCTCACCCCCGTGTTGCGTGGTGCCATCACCGCACGCGGTGCGTTCGGCGATGCGACACTGCTCTCCGTCCAGGACTTGGTTGTCAATCAAGGGACGGGATGGGATCTGGCCCGCCAGCAGGTGGCCGCGGTTGTCGACGGCCAGGAGGTGGATACCACTCCGTGGGAGCGGTTGGGCACTTCGCTGGCCAAGCTTCATACAATCCTTGCCTCGCCGAATGGACCCGGCACCTCCCCGCTGAACACACCGGATCTCAAGGCGTGGGCGCAATTGGCGCTCGCCTTGGCGCGCAATGTCCTCAGCGAACTCGAGGGAGCGAAACTCGATCCTGCCGCATCGGGGCTGGCTCAACTCCTGCGTTTTCGCACTTCCAATTTGTTGCGTCGGATCAAGGCACCCCTGATCCCCTCTGGAGTCTGCCATCGCCAGCGGATCCATGGCGACATCCATTTGGGCCAGGTTCTTTGGAACGGTGAAGATTTCTTCATCATCGATTTCGAAGGCGAACCTGCCCGACCCGTGGAAGAACGGCGCCGCAAGTATTCCGTCGCCAAGGATGTGGCGGGTGTGTTGCGGTCGTTCGACTACGCCGCGCGCGCAGGCCTTCCGGAAGGCGCCGGAGCCAAAGGAGAAGCGATCGCCAACCAATGGCGCAATCGTTCTCGTGCCGCGTTCCGCACGGCCTACGAGCGTGAAATCGGGGGCGAACCGTTTCTTCCCAGCGATCCCGCGCTCTCCGAGCAGCTGGTCGCGTTGTTCGAATTGGAGAAGGCGTTCTACGAATTGCGATATGAACTCTCGCATCGTCCCGACTGGGTGGGCATCCCCATGGCGGGCTTGTTGGATCTCACCAACGCGAAGAAACCCGTCTAG
- a CDS encoding DUF814 domain-containing protein gives MSQLVPPTDLALRAALWEARARALTTAGTLPRGAKKVELTLWMEDGPVQESLELDPALPHRTQAESWFAQAKKWRRAILHQASRQSILEQELAIAQQWQAKFQLWMDPELDRKDARQALRELESLQKRLIPRGLWPQAPGKREEPRPLGPVRWDLEEGWFVLAGKSGTENDFLTTRLALPHDLWFHVANIPGAHVILRSPDGKPKPVPPSCLEKAAGLAAWLSRYRAQEKVEVRYTERKHVRKPRKVPAGTVVMEQSRSILVRPQGPPRTEL, from the coding sequence TTGTCACAGCTCGTGCCACCGACAGACCTTGCCCTTCGCGCCGCCCTTTGGGAAGCAAGGGCTCGGGCGCTGACAACGGCCGGAACGCTTCCCCGAGGGGCAAAGAAGGTGGAGCTGACGCTTTGGATGGAGGATGGGCCTGTCCAGGAAAGCCTGGAGCTGGACCCTGCCCTCCCTCACAGAACCCAGGCGGAATCGTGGTTTGCCCAAGCCAAAAAGTGGCGCAGAGCGATCCTCCATCAGGCCTCGCGCCAGTCGATTTTGGAGCAGGAGCTCGCCATCGCCCAACAGTGGCAGGCGAAATTCCAGCTTTGGATGGACCCCGAGCTGGATCGAAAGGACGCCAGGCAGGCGCTGCGAGAATTGGAGTCGCTCCAAAAACGGTTGATTCCTCGCGGTCTTTGGCCCCAAGCACCCGGCAAGCGCGAGGAGCCTCGTCCGCTGGGGCCCGTCCGCTGGGATCTGGAAGAGGGTTGGTTCGTGTTGGCCGGGAAGTCCGGGACGGAAAATGATTTTCTGACCACCCGTTTGGCCCTGCCCCACGATCTTTGGTTTCACGTCGCGAACATCCCCGGCGCGCACGTGATCCTACGCTCCCCCGATGGCAAACCGAAGCCCGTGCCCCCCTCCTGCTTGGAGAAGGCCGCAGGATTGGCTGCCTGGCTCTCGCGCTACCGCGCCCAGGAGAAGGTGGAGGTCCGCTACACGGAGCGCAAGCACGTGCGCAAACCTCGCAAGGTTCCCGCCGGGACGGTGGTCATGGAACAATCCCGTTCGATCCTGGTTCGCCCCCAAGGACCTCCGCGCACGGAGCTCTAA
- a CDS encoding YebC/PmpR family DNA-binding transcriptional regulator, with amino-acid sequence MSGHSKWATTKRKKAKIDGARAKVWNRINKEITVASRMGGEDAEANPRLRLAITKAKAANMPAKNIETAILKGAGKLEGQTYEEIVYEGYGPSGIAIILECMTDNKNRTVGELRNLFAKNGGNLAQDGAVAWMFDQKGKVSVQAPNLTEDEATELAIDCGGEDVQLGDECWEILTAPEDLAQVAKAVEAKKLVVSEAEFVRIPKTPTMVSDDDAPRVQKLLDILDDHDDVQSLYSNVEFSEAAMAAME; translated from the coding sequence ATGTCCGGTCATAGCAAATGGGCCACGACCAAGCGCAAAAAGGCCAAGATCGATGGCGCGCGCGCCAAGGTCTGGAACCGCATCAACAAGGAAATCACCGTCGCCTCGCGCATGGGCGGCGAAGACGCGGAAGCCAATCCCCGCCTGCGTTTGGCCATCACCAAGGCCAAGGCGGCGAACATGCCGGCCAAGAACATCGAGACCGCCATCCTGAAGGGCGCGGGCAAGCTCGAAGGCCAGACCTACGAAGAAATCGTGTACGAAGGATACGGCCCCAGCGGCATCGCGATCATCCTCGAGTGCATGACCGACAACAAGAACCGCACCGTGGGTGAACTTCGCAACCTGTTCGCCAAAAACGGCGGTAACCTGGCGCAGGACGGTGCCGTTGCCTGGATGTTCGACCAGAAAGGCAAGGTCTCCGTGCAGGCCCCCAATCTGACCGAAGACGAGGCGACCGAACTGGCCATCGATTGCGGTGGCGAGGATGTCCAACTGGGCGACGAGTGCTGGGAAATCCTCACTGCCCCGGAAGACCTCGCCCAAGTGGCCAAGGCCGTGGAAGCCAAAAAACTGGTGGTTTCGGAAGCCGAGTTCGTGCGGATCCCCAAGACTCCCACCATGGTTTCCGACGACGACGCGCCTCGTGTGCAGAAGCTTCTGGACATCCTGGACGACCACGACGACGTGCAGAGCCTGTACAGCAACGTGGAATTTTCCGAAGCGGCCATGGCCGCGATGGAATAG
- the ruvC gene encoding crossover junction endodeoxyribonuclease RuvC, whose product MRILGIDPGSLHCGYALLEDLGGRFPLVREAGVWHLGDKTALPKRLADLQQRLENLLTSHCPTQLALEESFVHKNIHSAMVLGHARGVILATCARREMEIFEYAPSSIKQTVAGSGRASKEGVADMVRRQLALQELPASADATDALAIALTHHLRAKSPLTAQAPGPSRKKTGFDLEGYLARIGRKV is encoded by the coding sequence GTGCGCATCCTGGGCATCGACCCGGGAAGCCTGCATTGCGGATACGCGCTCCTCGAGGACCTCGGGGGGCGCTTTCCTTTGGTGCGCGAAGCGGGCGTGTGGCATCTGGGCGACAAGACCGCCCTGCCCAAGCGGCTCGCGGACTTGCAGCAGCGCCTGGAAAACCTGCTGACCAGCCACTGCCCCACCCAACTTGCCCTGGAAGAGAGCTTCGTGCACAAGAACATCCACAGCGCCATGGTGCTGGGCCATGCGCGCGGGGTGATCCTGGCCACCTGCGCCCGTCGCGAGATGGAAATCTTCGAGTACGCTCCCAGCTCCATCAAGCAGACCGTGGCGGGCTCCGGACGCGCCTCCAAGGAAGGGGTGGCCGACATGGTCCGCCGCCAGCTCGCCTTGCAGGAATTGCCCGCCTCCGCCGACGCCACCGATGCGCTGGCGATCGCCCTGACCCACCATCTGCGCGCCAAGTCCCCCCTGACCGCCCAAGCGCCGGGGCCCTCGCGCAAGAAGACAGGATTTGACCTGGAAGGCTACCTGGCGCGGATCGGCCGCAAGGTTTAG
- a CDS encoding HAD family phosphatase, producing the protein MEPSPGIETTIRLVVTDMDGTLLDRHHRLPAGFWEVERALHERGIVFAVASGRQYWNLLDVFEPIASRILILAENGTLVMRGGQELHTRFLDGNDARRFVELGRTLPDTHVLLCGKNAAYVDAPDARFMDSVRSYYRRVEVVPDLLEVEDDILKVTYCDFRGAEEHTYPSVRQWDGPFKIAIAGIPWLDITHEQANKGVALAKIQERLGVSREQTMVFGDYLNDLELMEQADWSFAMKNAHPRILEAARYTTRLDHDEGGVVDTIRQVLFEGKR; encoded by the coding sequence ATGGAGCCGTCGCCTGGAATCGAAACCACCATCCGCCTTGTGGTGACCGACATGGACGGGACGCTCCTGGACAGGCACCATCGGTTGCCCGCTGGATTCTGGGAAGTGGAGCGGGCGTTGCACGAGCGCGGGATCGTCTTCGCGGTCGCCAGCGGTCGGCAATACTGGAATCTCCTGGACGTGTTCGAGCCCATCGCGAGCCGGATCCTGATCCTCGCCGAAAACGGGACCCTGGTGATGCGCGGCGGACAAGAATTGCACACCCGGTTCCTGGATGGGAACGATGCTCGTCGATTCGTGGAGTTGGGGCGCACCTTGCCGGACACCCACGTGCTTTTGTGCGGGAAGAACGCGGCCTACGTGGATGCGCCCGACGCGCGGTTCATGGACTCGGTGCGTTCGTACTATCGGCGCGTCGAGGTGGTGCCGGATCTTTTGGAGGTCGAGGACGACATCCTCAAGGTCACCTACTGCGATTTCCGAGGCGCCGAAGAACACACCTACCCGAGTGTGCGCCAGTGGGATGGCCCCTTCAAGATCGCCATCGCCGGGATCCCCTGGCTGGACATCACGCATGAACAGGCCAACAAGGGCGTGGCGTTGGCGAAGATCCAGGAGCGCCTCGGGGTATCGCGCGAGCAGACGATGGTGTTCGGGGATTACCTGAACGACTTGGAGCTGATGGAGCAAGCCGATTGGAGCTTCGCCATGAAGAACGCCCATCCCCGGATCCTGGAAGCCGCGCGATACACGACGCGTCTGGACCACGACGAGGGCGGGGTGGTGGACACGATCCGTCAGGTTTTGTTCGAAGGAAAACGCTAA
- a CDS encoding 5-bromo-4-chloroindolyl phosphate hydrolysis family protein: MILSTDPTLGRGVGLPDAMARSHPGFLDGRQASTRGGLERMRHVWAGVVGGAGFCALFLWANMALLPSLGGCAVAACSVYLLAMGANRNSLSMEPDRFMADLALENGARQSSEIKRLATLIADPKLRREAETIGVVASGILSDLRAHPKDSSRARRFLDYYLESTRKILAKYVELSGRNLSTPEAKASLAGIGNLLSEVRQGFERQRADLAESDLIDLDVEMKLLRTTMKMDGN, from the coding sequence ATGATCCTGAGCACGGATCCTACCTTGGGACGAGGAGTTGGTCTTCCCGATGCGATGGCGCGATCGCATCCCGGGTTCCTGGATGGAAGGCAGGCAAGTACGCGCGGAGGGCTGGAACGGATGCGTCATGTCTGGGCGGGAGTCGTCGGAGGAGCAGGCTTCTGCGCTCTGTTCCTTTGGGCGAACATGGCCCTGTTGCCGTCGCTTGGTGGATGCGCGGTCGCGGCTTGCAGCGTCTACCTGTTGGCCATGGGGGCGAACCGCAACAGCCTCTCCATGGAGCCCGATCGGTTCATGGCCGATCTGGCGCTGGAAAACGGTGCCCGGCAATCCAGCGAGATCAAACGTCTCGCCACGCTGATCGCCGATCCGAAACTCCGCCGGGAGGCCGAGACGATCGGAGTGGTGGCATCCGGGATCCTGTCCGACTTGCGGGCCCATCCGAAGGACTCGTCGCGGGCCAGGCGTTTTCTGGACTACTACCTGGAATCGACGCGGAAGATCCTCGCCAAGTACGTGGAGCTGTCTGGTCGGAATTTGTCCACCCCGGAGGCGAAGGCGTCGCTGGCGGGAATCGGAAATCTCCTGTCGGAAGTCCGTCAGGGTTTCGAAAGGCAGAGAGCCGACCTCGCCGAGAGCGATCTGATCGATCTGGACGTGGAAATGAAACTCCTGCGCACCACCATGAAGATGGATGGCAATTGA
- a CDS encoding low molecular weight phosphotyrosine protein phosphatase has protein sequence MVCTGNICRSPTAEVVLRQMIQNRDLQSELEVDSAGTQAYHAGEGADPRSVECGRRRGLDFSQHQARRVVLADFEAFDWILAMDQTHLDALRRMSYPGQRARVELFLAPVEPKHGQEVPDPYYGGPMGFERVLDMCEDACKAWLDQWIPPSQKPAP, from the coding sequence ATGGTCTGCACCGGAAACATCTGCCGTTCACCGACGGCCGAGGTCGTGTTGCGCCAAATGATCCAAAATCGTGACCTCCAATCGGAGTTGGAGGTCGATTCCGCCGGCACCCAAGCCTACCATGCCGGCGAAGGGGCGGATCCGCGATCGGTGGAATGCGGACGTCGGCGCGGACTGGACTTCTCGCAGCACCAGGCTCGTCGGGTGGTGCTGGCGGATTTCGAGGCCTTCGATTGGATCCTGGCCATGGATCAGACTCATTTGGATGCACTCCGGCGGATGTCCTACCCCGGGCAGCGTGCCCGGGTGGAATTGTTCCTGGCCCCAGTGGAACCAAAACACGGTCAAGAGGTCCCTGATCCATATTACGGCGGACCCATGGGCTTCGAGCGAGTCTTGGACATGTGCGAAGACGCTTGCAAGGCCTGGCTGGACCAGTGGATTCCCCCCTCCCAGAAGCCTGCTCCCTAG
- a CDS encoding Crp/Fnr family transcriptional regulator: MTPPLLKTFHPNQLIFREGLPGSSTYVVRSGTVEISVLRAGKKHVLAFLGEGEIFGEMAPFDGGLRSATACASTACEIWCVRTEGLQQMVEQSPQFVQAIFQALVRRVRALDRIIAPAPEADGWIGIAHILELLAGADAEDCPDTVNIPLPKILRRLPDVVGRDEGMTKQILTNMAQAGLFRIVGFLDSETLVLERPASLVERTRLRVAESKRRAHEEAA; encoded by the coding sequence TTGACACCACCGCTGCTGAAAACCTTCCATCCCAACCAGCTGATCTTCCGTGAAGGACTTCCCGGAAGCTCCACCTATGTGGTTCGATCGGGTACGGTCGAGATCAGCGTGTTGCGAGCCGGGAAGAAGCACGTGTTGGCCTTTTTGGGCGAAGGGGAGATCTTCGGCGAGATGGCACCCTTCGATGGTGGCCTGCGCAGTGCCACCGCCTGCGCTTCCACGGCCTGCGAGATCTGGTGCGTGCGTACGGAAGGCCTCCAGCAGATGGTGGAGCAGAGTCCGCAATTCGTCCAAGCCATTTTCCAGGCTCTCGTGCGCCGGGTCCGCGCCTTGGACCGGATCATCGCACCGGCTCCCGAAGCCGATGGATGGATCGGCATCGCTCACATCCTGGAGCTCTTGGCGGGGGCCGACGCGGAAGATTGCCCTGATACGGTCAACATTCCGCTTCCCAAGATCCTTCGGCGACTTCCCGATGTGGTGGGAAGGGACGAAGGGATGACCAAGCAGATTTTGACCAACATGGCCCAGGCGGGCCTGTTTCGGATCGTCGGATTCCTCGACTCGGAAACCTTGGTGCTGGAGCGGCCCGCATCGCTGGTGGAACGTACCCGCCTTCGCGTAGCGGAATCCAAGCGTCGCGCGCACGAGGAGGCGGCATGA